The following is a genomic window from Candidatus Aminicenantes bacterium.
TCGTGACCGGGTACCGGCCGCAGTTTTTCTTCCGCACCACGGACGTAACCGGGTCGGTAAAGCTCCCCGAGGGCGTGGAGATGGTCATGCCCGGGGACAACGCCAACCTGGAGATCGAGCTGATCATGCCCATCGCCATGGAGAAAGGGCTGAAGTTCGCCATCCGCGAAGGCGGCCGCACCGTCGGCGCCGGCAGCGTGACCGATATCATCGAGTAAAAGGAGAGCCATGTTAACCAAGATCAGAATCAAGTTAAAATCGTTCGACAACCGGGTGCTGGACAAGTCATCGGCGGAAATCGTCGCCAAGGCCAAGCGGACCGGCGCCATCGTCACCGGCCCCATCCCCCTGCCGACCAAGATCGAGCGCTTCTGCGTCCTCCGTTCACCGAATACCGACAAGAAATCGCGCGAGCATTTCGAACGCCGTTCCCATGCCCGGCTGATCGAGATCCGCGAACACAACGACGATACGATTTCCGAATTGAAAAAAATGGATCTACCCGCCGGCGTCGAGGTCGAGGTCAAATCCAACTAAATGAGAAGGTGAAACCATGATACAGGGAATAATTGGCAAAAAAATGGGCATGACGCAGGTGTTCACCGACGACGGTCGGGTGATCCCCGTGACCATGATCAAGGCCGCTTGCGTGGTGGTTCAAAAACGGACCGGCGAAGGCCAGAAAACGAGGGTCCAGCTGGGTTTTGTCGAGGATAAACCGGTCAAGAACGTCGGCAAACCGCAGAAGGGGCATTTCGCCAAGGCCAAGGTGCCGCCGACGCGCAGGCTGCATGAGTTTTTTCTGAACGGTACCGAGATCAATGTCGGCGATGCGGTCGGGGCCGATATTTTCGCAGAAAGCGAGATCGTCCGCGTGCTGGGGACGACCAAGGGCAAAGGATTCCAGGGCGTCGTCAAGCGCTATGGCTTTGCCGGCGGCCGCTCGAGCCACGGTTCCATGTTTCACCGCGCCATCGGCTCGGCCGGCAGCAACACCTACCCGGGCGAGGTCATCAAGGGCAAGCGCATGCCCGGCCGCATGGGCGGCGAGAGCAAGACCGTCATGGGCTTGGAAGTAGTCAAGGTGGACAAGGAAAGGAATCTGCTTCTGGTCAAGGGGGCCGTTCCCGGTTGCAAGAACAACTACCTCTATATTTTGAAGAATTCCTTCTAACGGAGAACAATCATGGTCAAGATCAAGGTACGAAACATTCAGAATAAGGAAGTGAGCGAGTTGGAACTTCCTGAAGCCATCTTTGACTACCCTTTGAAAGAGCATCTGATCTACGAAGCGGTAAAAAATTACAATGCCAATCAGCGCCAGGGTACGGCCTGCACCAAGACCCGCGCTGAGGTTTCCGGCAGCGGCAAGAAGCTCTGGAAGCAAAAAGGGACGGGCCGGGCCAGGATGGGCGCCATCCGCAGCCCGCTCTGGCGCAAGGGTGGCACCACCTTCGGTCCCAAGCCGCGCGACTACTCCTACGCCATGCCCAAGAAGGCGCGCCGCAACGCCATCAAATCGGTTCTTTCGGAAAAAGTCAGGAATGACCGCCTTCTGGTTCTCGACGAGCTGAAGCTCCGTTCGAAAAAAACCAAG
Proteins encoded in this region:
- the tuf gene encoding elongation factor Tu (EF-Tu; promotes GTP-dependent binding of aminoacyl-tRNA to the A-site of ribosomes during protein biosynthesis; when the tRNA anticodon matches the mRNA codon, GTP hydrolysis results; the inactive EF-Tu-GDP leaves the ribosome and release of GDP is promoted by elongation factor Ts; many prokaryotes have two copies of the gene encoding EF-Tu), with the protein product VTGYRPQFFFRTTDVTGSVKLPEGVEMVMPGDNANLEIELIMPIAMEKGLKFAIREGGRTVGAGSVTDIIE
- the rpsJ gene encoding 30S ribosomal protein S10: MLTKIRIKLKSFDNRVLDKSSAEIVAKAKRTGAIVTGPIPLPTKIERFCVLRSPNTDKKSREHFERRSHARLIEIREHNDDTISELKKMDLPAGVEVEVKSN
- the rplC gene encoding 50S ribosomal protein L3, with amino-acid sequence MIQGIIGKKMGMTQVFTDDGRVIPVTMIKAACVVVQKRTGEGQKTRVQLGFVEDKPVKNVGKPQKGHFAKAKVPPTRRLHEFFLNGTEINVGDAVGADIFAESEIVRVLGTTKGKGFQGVVKRYGFAGGRSSHGSMFHRAIGSAGSNTYPGEVIKGKRMPGRMGGESKTVMGLEVVKVDKERNLLLVKGAVPGCKNNYLYILKNSF
- the rplD gene encoding 50S ribosomal protein L4 — its product is MVKIKVRNIQNKEVSELELPEAIFDYPLKEHLIYEAVKNYNANQRQGTACTKTRAEVSGSGKKLWKQKGTGRARMGAIRSPLWRKGGTTFGPKPRDYSYAMPKKARRNAIKSVLSEKVRNDRLLVLDELKLRSKKTKDALKTLSKFAFDKLLIVDNKDNSDLMLSTRNIPHIKAIDVGEMNIYDSLNYNYIMLSVAGIKKLMEVLK